The sequence below is a genomic window from Lasioglossum baleicum unplaced genomic scaffold, iyLasBale1 scaffold2828, whole genome shotgun sequence.
CAACGAATTTTCCCGTATCTGTATAAAAATACAGCGTtctctttaaaaaaattttcctccCATTACAGTAATCAAAGAGAAACTATTTCTACCCTATAAAGTTCTTTCTAATATTAAACAACGTTTAGAAATATACTTTCTTCTCTGTTTGCGATATCTTCAAATTTTATTCACATTTTAATATACTTTcgatattaagtaattttatttattcggtATTTTAACCCTGTGATATAATAACTATTAATATAtctattaaaaatgaaataccaTCGATTCAGTACATTATTGTATCTAGGAAATAGGTTTTTGCTTTTTTTGTATATGTACattattttgtatatgtatgaTTGTCAAATTTTAGATCAAATTTACAAGCCGCTATTATCGATTAaaagaattatattttattagatTTAAGAAATAGATTTTTCGATTTCACCTTCAgttattcgaaatatttgatttggtgatgaaatcaatttaatcaatttaatttcaatAGTGATCTTTATGTATGTATTTCTTCACAAGTCAAATCCCaatttagacaatattattgtcTCTTAACGCTATattgtatacatgtatataccGATGTGTAGACTGATACCAATGATTTTAATGTATGttataaagaaagaaattctaaaagtattttatttaaacaataaattctcactcgactttaattttcgaaatatttgtaaaaattgtttctacTACACATTGAACACAACCTGTAGTGCGTATGAAAGCGATATATATTTAAAGGGATATTAGTTTGTCACTTTTTCTTGGCAGAAAATATAGACAATATATTGCCCTTGTTCTAGCAACTAGCCTAATTGCAGCACTTCAGACAACTCTTTAATACTGTACAAACGAATTGAACAATCGATTTTGTCTCAGCTTCAATCACCTTCATTTATAGGTCATTGTATTCGTCTTGAAAGACCCtatcaaaatataaataaaaagaaaagttaTATTGTACCATTAAAAAACACAAGTTGAATTACGTACTCTTCTACGCCTACACTTCAAAAAAATTATTCGTATCATATTATGTGCCCTCAAAATTAAACAACTTTTATCTGACACTTCTTTTTCTTTTGTCATAACTAGGTCACCTGTTTATATACTCGAATCTCTTAACTAATATAAATTGCAAATTAGGTTTTATCAATTATACTACAAAGAGCAATATATGTTTTCAATTCTTTGGTAGtaattttcaaagttttcatcCAGGATGCCATATCTATTCATTTCTACCATAATTTCTGCACAGCTTTCTTTATGGACGGATAATTCATGGGTTGTAGGACAGAAAGTCATTGGAGCTTGTATGACCACGAGGGAGATACATCTTAaaattacatacatatttataaacACTCTATGCACAAAACATAAATAATACTTCAAATAATTACACTGAAAGTTTTTATACAgtatttgaaataaatataaatatacacataaaataataataataataataataataataatataaatataaatataatatataaattaaatacagTACTTTACAACTTTAATTATGTTAAAACTTTCAGTGGCTATTATGAAAACGTTAAAATAATTCCATAAAAACTATAGAGAAAAAGAATTCCATAAAAACTATACTGCAAATGGTTTATTGAAATCGCAATAAACATATTCTAacacattttaatattttaatttagaaacaaAGCATAAGATACTAATGatgcacatattataataaaaaggtaatattttaattataatacaataaattattaaaataaactgTAATATCGATATATACAATCAATGTTATGTCAAATCTATCAATATACgtacaaaaaaaataataaaatataatgtatcTGTAGCATTCTTCAGAAAAATATAATCATAAATAGAAAGTAGAAAATTCGAAACAAATGACAAATCTATTAAAGTAATAATTTAATagtaattaatatgaagttataaCTGTTATATGTGACACTTATTATGTAcagatattaaatttatatttctgacaaaattatgaaaaaatgacCTGTTAATTATAATAGATGCATATAGCAATAAAAGCATTGATATtcgttttcattattttcaaacAACAAAGGTATTAGTAGAagagtttttaaatattattacacATTTCTTGAGAACCAGAAGAACAAATTGAATAACATACATCTTTTTGAGATGGTCTTTGTAAAGGATGTGCCAGTAATTTAGCCATACTATCGTGCAATTTTGCTGCATTCCTTCCCACTTCTAATATGTatgaaaaatttgttgtatCCAATGCTGCAATTTCAGAATAAATTTCTTCGCATAAATTTTCAGAGCAAGGCGGTTCATGTACATACAACACATCTATGAAAAAATATGGATTTTTTCTAAGAAACTCTATAGATTTATTACTGATATGAAATTTTGGAATGCTAATGGAACGTGAATACACCAAAATTACTCTAATAACAAAAGTTGGAACAACAGTGTCATGTTTCTTTGTTGGTAGAGGTAATTTTTGTTGTACTTTATCAAACAATTGTCCAAGATCATATGACTTTTGATCTTCACTTAATAAATCTTCGTTAATAAAATTCAGGTGATTAATAATGGTATTGGTATTATTGGTAAAATCACAAATCCACTGAGAAGTATGAGAGTTCAAAATCATTAATGCATATTCATGACTATGTTGAATAAGAGATTTAATGTGAACAAAATTTTCTATAGTACGCTTTATCATAAACAGTGGCATATAACTAGCCCCTGTAGAAAGTTTGAAAGGAGTACAGTTCTTTTCTCTTGCTGtatcaattacaaataatattttctcaGGCACGTTCATTCCTGAGATATTATGCATTAGTGTATTATCTTCATTGATTGACAGTGATGCCTTGAAATCCGGAATAAAACACGAAGCATTACCAGTGCTActcattttaatatattttattaaatatgtattagCATTCATAAGAACTtagcaagtcaatagcttatatCAATCATTTTCCATCCATTTGCCtagaatattgaaaaaata
It includes:
- the LOC143221629 gene encoding BRISC and BRCA1-A complex member 1-like, whose amino-acid sequence is MSSTGNASCFIPDFKASLSINEDNTLMHNISGMNVPEKILFVIDTAREKNCTPFKLSTGASYMPLFMIKRTIENFVHIKSLIQHSHEYALMILNSHTSQWICDFTNNTNTIINHLNFINEDLLSEDQKSYDLGQLFDKVQQKLPLPTKKHDTVVPTFVIRVILVYSRSISIPKFHISNKSIEFLRKNPYFFIDVLYVHEPPCSENLCEEIYSEIAALDTTNFSYILEVGRNAAKLHDSMAKLLAHPLQRPSQKDVCYSICSSGSQEMCNNI